From Pyrenophora tritici-repentis strain M4 chromosome 1, whole genome shotgun sequence, the proteins below share one genomic window:
- a CDS encoding Dimer-Tnp-hAT domain containing protein, with translation MPPKKRVSDSAPSPRKRARGTASQPVAIDSQSYQSQPSALSPPPPYTHTFESRLRESQPEDAIVAPAEGSEQATLAPSSEAADDAVDEAFDAHLEDNYDGIDWGRLKLYTKPITTHQHKRSWIYRHGYRVALLKDPTRVFFICHWCFKHKLTDIGIGIYNTSAAVSSAARHLSEQKPGHRLVAPGKTPVASVYNALTTARVPISQAVANQINGFSKQRFRFAAVDWLVANNHPISEFETPAFRRLIAIANPLAEAALWKNHKSVSQYVIRLFDWLRPRVVHELSQSLSKIHISFDGWTTKGGKRGFLGIVAHYVNSDGKLRDLPIALPQLTGAHSGDRLAEVVLSILEQFSISERTLGYFVLDNASNNDTAVAAIAHELNFNPIHRRLRCGPHTINLIGQRLLWGRDADSYNNEGVDELADEAAFIKEWRKHGPLGVLLDIVNYIHTPQQYNLFEKAQRTAYRELPHDADDKLTILQPIKPVVTRWNSYFDCFERAIKLAPAINAYANTHIQNTAKEDIYADSQGKNRPAAPQWMRSDGLTAADWAVVTDYIEVLRPLKECTKRFEGRGEYSFGAIAEVIPTFEFLLTQLEARLLYYDCVVHDAHDEAPEDHLPINLRAALLKANEYYAKLDDSPAYYAATILHPRYKHYCDQAWAEKPDWLALNNLNFQALWADYKSLPLPRPCYTRAPKKPSNIDDAIDGIIDPTRGNTKEDEYEQWKREPIVGKGTDPIQYWFGLRDQYPNLSKMALTILSIPASSCECERVFSELGDLLEPRRRCISPELLAALHSVRRWRRAGFGGGDNDDMGQSKLTDEQMDVLYELSKWVGEDDDLDIWDDG, from the coding sequence ATGCCGCCCAAAAAACGCGTCTCTGATAGCGCTCCCTCGCCTAGAAAGCGCGCGCGCGGCACTGCGAGCCAGCCCGTCGCGATCGACTCGCAGTCATATCAATCTCAGCCATCTGCTCTATCTCCGCCGCCTCCATATACACATACTTTCGAGTCGCGATTGCGCGAGTCGCAGCCCGAAGACGCTATCGTCGCGCCCGCCGAGGGCAGTGAGCAAGCTACGCTCGCTCCGTCTTCTGAAGCCGCCGACGACGCTGTAGATGAGGCTTTTGACGCCCATCTCGAAGACAATTATGATGGCATAGATTGGGGTCGCCTTAAGCTGTATACGAAGCCTATCACGACGCACCAACACAAGCGGAGTTGGATCTATCGCCACGGCTATCGCGTCGCTCTTCTCAAAGATCCAACCCGCGTATTCTTCATCTGCCACTGGTGTTTCAAGCACAAGCTCACGGATATTGGTATTGGGATATACAATACAAGCGCAGCAGTCTCGTCAGCCGCGCGCCACCTCAGCGAGCAGAAACCTGGCCATAGGCTAGTAGCACCAGGCAAGACTCCAGTTGCTAGTGTTTACAACGCGCTCACCACTGCGAGAGTCCCTATCTCACAGGCAGTAGCTAATCAGATTAACGGGTTTAGCAAGCAGCGCTTTAGGTTTGCCGCAGTAGACTGGCTCGTCGCGAACAACCACCCCATCTCTGAGTTCGAAACACCAGCTTTTCGACGCCTAATTGCTATCGCCAACCCACTTGCAGAAGcagcgctctggaagaaCCACAAGAGCGTCTCCCAATACGTCATACGACTGTTTGACTGGCTCAGGCCCCGCGTTGTCCACGAGCTGTCACAATCGCTTAGCAAgatccatataagctttgacggatggacaacgaaaggcggcaagcgcgggTTTCTcggtatcgtcgcccactacgtcAACTCAGATGGCAAGCTCCGAGACCTGCCTAtcgcgctgcctcagctCACAGGCGCTCACTCCGGCGATCGATTAGCTGAGGTTGTATTATCAATCTTAGAGCAGTTTAGCATAAGCGAGCGCACactcggttacttcgtcctcgacaatgcctctaataacgacaccgctgtcGCTGCGATTGCCCACGAGCTTAACTTCAATCCTATacaccgacgcctccgctgtGGCCCTCATACGATCAATCTGATTGGGCAGAGACTGCTCTGGGGCAGAGATGCAGACTcatacaacaacgagggAGTTGACGAGCTCGCCGACGAGGCAGCGTTTATAAAGGAGTGGCGAAAGCACGGGCCTTTAGGCGTACTTCTCGATATTGTCAACTATATCCACACACCGCAGCAGTACAATCTTTTTGAGAAGGCGCAGCGTACAGCTTACCGTGAGCTACCTCACGACGCAGACGACAAGCTCACGATACTACAGCCAATCAAGCCAGTAGTcacacgctggaactcatacttCGACTGTTTTGAGCGAGCTATAAAGCTCGCGCCGGCCATCAACGCGTACGCGAACACCCACATACAAAATACAGCAAAAGAGGATATCTACGCCGACTCACAGGGCAAAAatcggcctgctgctccacAGTGGATGAGATCAGACGGCCTCACAGCTGCCGATTGGGCTGTTGTTACCGACTATATAGAGGTTCTTAGGCCACTTAAAGAGTGTACAAAGCGCTTTGAGGGACGTGGCGAGTATAGCTTTGGCGCGATCGCTGAGGTGATCCCAACGTTTGAGTTTCTACTCACTCAATTAGAAGCTCGCCTCCTCTACTACGATTGCGTAGTCCATGACGCTCACGACGAGGCAcccgaagatcaccttcctATTAATCTACGCGCAGCGCTACTTAAGGCGAACGAGTACTACGCTAaactcgacgactcgccagcttactacgctgctacaatactccatcctcgctacaaacACTACTGCGATCAAGCGTGGGCTGAGAAGCCTGACTGGCTGGCGCTTAATAATCTTAATTTCCAGGCACTGTGGGCGGATTACAAGTCGCTGCCGTTACCGAGGCCTTGCTACACACGCGCACCGAAGAAACCGAGCAATATTGACGACGCGATTGACGGCATTATTGATCCCACACGCGGCAATACTaaggaggatgagtatgagcAGTGGAAGCGCGAGCCAATCGTTGGCAAGGGCACCGATCCTATACAATACTGGTTCGGGCTGCGCGATCAATATCCCAACCTTAGTAAGATGGCGCTTACTATACTCTCTATACCCGCttcaagctgtgagtgtgagcgcgTCTTCAGTGAGCTCGGAGATCTACTAGAGCCTCGCCGACGCTGTATATCACCTGAGCTACTAGCAGCACTACACTCAGTACGACGATGGAGACGGGCAGGTTTTGGTGGCGGCGACAACGACGATATGGGCCAATCAAAGCTTACCGACGAGCAGATGGACGTTTTGTACGAGCTTAGCAAGTGGGTgggcgaagacgacgatCTAGATATATGGGACGACGGCTga
- a CDS encoding SprT multi-domain protein: protein MPATDLDAALAAIATLETLSDKQQRALSSIHVIRRNGEPFVDVHDLFALYDVLYFRNLLLSRVQVIWSPRLTLCAGICELSKDPESGSFTRIRLKLSTPLLQYRPRDDTINTLLHEAIHAYFFIATSWSHSRGDGTGHGPGFQLLADALNNHGNYAVTIYHTFHDEVESYRTHVWQCNGPCQTQPPYFGLVKRSMNRAPGRSDTWWERHQAECGGAYTKIQEPAPTKKQLDAMSAKERAGKQKNKLDSWITVGAKKGTATEGDTSGRSIDASTEDKTSTAVSSRGKTATSSIGDVVSPASASTSSQATQKRQRSDTDGDPVTQKRLLVNCPICNLRMAESDINEHLDACAIQA from the exons ATGCCCGCCACCGACCTCGACGCTGCACTGGCCGCTATTGCGACACTGGAAACGCTCTCGGATAAGCAACAGCGGGCCTTGAGCAGTATCCATGTCATTCGGCGCAATGGAGAGCCATTCGTCGACGTGCACGACTTGTTTGCCCTCTACGACGTCCTCTACTTTCGAAATCTTCTCCTATCCCGTGTCCAAGTCATTTGGTCGCCTCGTCTAACGCTC TGCGCCGGAATCTGTGAATTGTCCAAGGACCCCGAAAGCGGCAGCTTCACCCGCATCCGCCTCAAGCTGAGCACGCCGCTGCTACAGTACCGTCCACGCGACGACACTATCAACACTTTGCTACATGAAGCTATACACGCCTACTTTTTCATCGCCACCTCCTGGAGCCACTCACGCGGAGACGGAACAGGCCATGGACCAGGCTTCCAGCTGCTTGCAGACGCCCTTAACAACCACGGCAACTACGCTGTCACAATCTACCACACCTTTCACGATGAAGTCGAGAGCTACCGGACCCATGTCTGGCAGTGCAATGGGCCTTGCCAGACCCAGCCGCCGTACTTTGGCCTAGTCAAACGTAGCATGAACAGAGCCCCGGGCAGGAGCGACACGTGGTGGGAGAGACACCAGGCCGAATGCGGAGGCGCCTATACCAAAATCCAGGAACCTGCGCCCACAAAGAAGCAGCTGGATGCTATGAGCGCCAAGGAGCGAGCAGGCAAACAGAAGAACAAGCTTGACAGCTGGATTACAGTCGGAGCTAAGAAAGGGACCGCAACTGAAGGTGACACTTCCGGTCGGTCCATCGACGCTAGCACAGAGGATAAAACCTCGACGGCTGTATCGAGTCGTGGGAAGACGGCGACATCGAGCATCGGAGACGTAGTTTCCCCAGCTTCTGCTTCTACATCTTCGCAAGCAACACAAAAACGGCAACGATCAGACACAGACGGCGACCCAGTCACGCAGAAGAGGCTGTTGGTCAATTGCCCAATCTGCAATCTTAGAATGGCAGAGTCGGATATCAACGAGCACTTAGATGCATGTGCGATACAAGCCTGA
- a CDS encoding GTPase-activating protein yields MAAIDSTPRAVDLVRSASQSSTISNPPRNRSLQRVRPSKRSSNTSLSRSRSRAASPDVDTKSLTSFPSLSPSPDTSPAQSRPNGWFRSTPAPEEVVKNAENRPTASPDTVKAMPPPDLPKSPTPASTVRKVTKSTQQIVGSLVAATTTADRSALFDDTPAESANVPGNLHFASDENVQDALRQTGAVALVKQLAGDLAQRDAQITALRRRAEERERMLRKMLQECEVSNMDIENRLRELEKSKEQDNGLTKTRTRGDSGPTGLHPDDPMEDRLARAMEDELAEHPDALGIDTGGATPLADVMSIDSVASDARDTTKSNWKSYIWTGTSRKSSRAPSVASLVDREAETLAGHGRSRASSGAKPARKALANDTFIPPAGAIPALRRLNSQDASETSPRRSSSVSLASWALKMVAGNNLSPSKSSSMRGRPSLASDAVDRAPSVDSTKTAKSAKSSLASTQRRGRALGPNGTIKSISIEQSKSPSGSVGPAPPTRGMSNLGPVEMDRILPEDSRPPTLVQQHNRFVGSSEYLTDRFGFIYDQRRKKRQSEAAAELMKQKRSSNVESLVDGRTVLNSLANDEDPNEASPAAADQNDGTTRPSSSDSDNQATQPTSKTWADYLKLATHPTELLSHTPSAAPITTVETAEGETSTFKIGQNQITLMKRGSVPTTSITSEPSPSRTVSGNSDISPAMVSPGPATPISQYPPSIDPVQSLLEQMSELHDNLQKERTIKWNDFLRKVRAQNKREGEVASIAENGKGNAMPETFLADGELVGIAGLGNKGKIGRAKWQEFRRLVLGGIPVNMRAAIWAEGSGALHLRTPGYYEDLVKNGEDDPTIATQIQMDITRTLTDNIFFRTGPGVQKLQEVLLAYSRRNPEVGYCQGMNLIAACLLLIMPTPEDAFWVLTAMVEEILPQHYYDQHLLTSRADQTVLRSYVSEILPRLSAHLDELEIELEALTFQWFLSVFTDCLSAEALFRVWDVVLCMHDGSTFLFQIALALLKLNEKALLQCDTPAGVYHYINHQMTNHAISIDGLIQASDALGRVIKRKDVEDRRAKAVAHEEELMRQREEARQERAQKRASKISTDDDVPVTAIPIPATEPEAESIKSLSASLDAELSMQTGPMRTPLSSASKREEEEEEAESLNRSLEVMNRTPMPMDEEFTWRA; encoded by the coding sequence ATGGCTGCCATCGACTCCACACCGCGGGCCGTTGATCTCGTCCGGTCCGCCTCTCAGAGCTCGACCATATCCAACCCACCCAGGAACCGCAGTTTGCAGCGTGTGCGCCCGTCGAAGCGCAGCTCAAACACTTCTCTAAGCCGCAGTCGTAGCCGAGCTGCCTCTCCGGACGTCGACACAAAGAGCCTCACATCGTTCCCCTCACTATCGCCCAGCCCAGACACGTCCCCGGCACAGTCGCGCCCAAACGGCTGGTTTCGTTCCACGCCAGCGCCCGAGGAAGTCGTGAAGAATGCCGAAAACAGGCCCACAGCCTCGCCGGATACGGTCAAGGCAATGCCGCCACCGGATCTCCCCAAGAGCCCTACTCCAGCCTCGACAGTGCGAAAGGTCACCAAGTCGACCCAGCAGATTGTGGGCAGTCTGGTAGCAGCCACGACCACTGCAGACCGGTCCGCCCTTTTCGACGACACCCCAGCCGAATCCGCAAACGTGCCTGGCAACCTGCATTTCGCCAGCGACGAGAACGTTCAGGATGCATTGCGACAGACGGGTGCTGTGGCACTGGTGAAGCAGCTCGCGGGCGATCTGGCGCAGCGCGATGCTCAGATTACAGCCCTGCGGAGACGGGCCGAGGAGCGGGAGCGGATGCTGAGGAAGATGCTCCAAGAGTGCGAAGTCTCCAACATGGACATTGAGAACAGGCTGCGCGAACTGGAGAAGAGCAAAGAGCAGGACAATGGCCTGACAAAGACACGAACCCGGGGCGATAGTGGGCCCACTGGACTGCACCCGGACGACCCCATGGAAGACCGGCTCGCGAGGGCCATGGAAGACGAGCTCGCTGAGCATCCGGATGCGCTGGGCATTGACACGGGCGGTGCGACACCATTGGCAGATGTCATGTCCATTGACTCTGTCGCGTCCGACGCTCGCGATACCACAAAGTCAAACTGGAAGAGCTATATTTGGACAGGGACGAGCAGGAAGAGCAGCAGAGCACCGTCTGTAGCAAGTCTGGTTGACAGGGAGGCAGAGACTCTAGCAGGGCATGGCCGGTCGCGTGCATCTAGCGGAGCGAAACCAGCCCGAAAAGCCCTCGCAAACGATACCTTTATACCCCCCGCTGGCGCCATACCCGCATTGCGCAGACTCAATAGTCAAGACGCTTCAGAGACATCGCCGCGTAGATCGTCGTCGGTATCGCTGGCAAGCTGGGCGTTGAAAATGGTGGCGGGCAACAACCTGAGTCCCAGCAAATCCAGCAGCATGCGAGGCCGTCCATCTCTCGCATCCGATGCTGTCGATCGTGCCCCTTCTGTGGACTCGACCAAGACTGCAAAGTCCGCAAAGTCATCTTTAGCCAGCACGCAAAGGCGAGGACGAGCCCTGGGTCCGAACGGGACTATCAAGAGCATCTCGATAGAACAGTCCAAAAGCCCGTCTGGCAGTGTTGGTCCAGCTCCACCAACTCGTGGAATGAGCAACCTTGGCCCTGTTGAGATGGATCGTATCTTGCCTGAAGACTCGCGCCCCCCAACGCTAGTACAGCAGCACAATCGCTTCGTCGGGAGCAGTGAGTACTTGACCGATAGATTCGGCTTCATTTACGACCAGCGCCGAAAGAAGAGGCAGAGTGAGGCTGCGGCGGAGTTGATGAAGCAGAAGCGAAGCAGCAATGTGGAATCACTAGTCGATGGCAGGACTGTACTTAACAGCCTCGCAAACGACGAGGACCCCAACGAGGCCAGTCCGGCCGCTGCTGACCAGAATGACGGTACCACACGTCCGTCCAGCTCAGACTCGGACAATCAAGCCACCCAGCCAACAAGTAAGACATGGGCTGATTATTTGAAACTCGCCACCCATCCGACTGAACTGCTTTCACATACTCCATCTGCTGCCCCCATTACAACGGTCGAAACTGCTGAAGGCGAGACGTCTACTTTCAAAATTGGCCAGAACCAGATCACCTTGATGAAGCGAGGATCTGTGCCAACTACCAGCATCACCTCTGAACCATCACCATCTCGCACCGTTTCGGGTAATTCGGACATTTCTCCCGCCATGGTCTCGCCAGGGCCTGCCACACCTATCAGCCAATATCCACCTTCTATTGATCCAGTGCAGTCTCTGCTTGAACAAATGAGTGAGCTGCATGATAACCTCCAAAAAGAGAGGACCATCAAATGGAATGACTTTCTACGTAAAGTACGTGCTCAGAACAAGCGCGAAGGGGAAGTTGCCAGTATCGCTGAGAATGGCAAGGGTAATGCCATGCCAGAAACCTTCCTTGCGGATGGTGAATTGGTAGGCATTGCAGGCTTGGGCAATAAGGGTAAGATTGGGCGTGCAAAATGGCAGGAATTTCGACGCCTTGTGCTTGGTGGCATTCCAGTGAATATGCGAGCCGCGATTTGGGCTGAAGGAAGTGGAGCGTTGCATTTGCGCACTCCGGGCTATTATGAGGATTTGGTCAAGAATGGTGAAGACGACCCCACAATCGCAACCCAGATCCAGATGGACATTACTCGCACACTCACTGACAACATCTTCTTCCGCACCGGCCCCGGCGTACAAAAGCTTCAGGAGGTACTGCTCGCCTACTCTCGCCGTAACCCAGAGGTTGGATACTGCCAGGGCATGAACCTGATCGCCGCCTGCTTGCTACTTATCATGCCCACACCCGAAGACGCATTCTGGGTACTCACCGCCATGGTCGAAGAGATCCTACCCCAGCACTACTACGATCAGCACCTCCTCACCTCGCGCGCCGACCAAACCGTCCTCCGCTCTTACGTCAGCGAGATCCTCCCCCGCCTCTCAGCCCACCTCGACGAGCTAGAAATCGAGCTCGAAGCTCTAACCTTTCAATGGTTCCTCTCCGTCTTCACCGACTGCCTCTCAGCCGAAGCCCTCTTCCGTGTCTGGGACGTTGTCCTCTGCATGCACGACGGCTCCACTTTCTTGTTTCAAATCGCTCTCGCCCTACTCAAGTTGAACGAAAAAGCGCTGCTTCAATGTGACACACCAGCTGGCGTATACCACTACATCAACCACCAAATGACCAACCATGCCATCAGCATCGACGGCCTCATCCAAGCCTCCGACGCCCTCGGCCGCGTCATCAAACGCAAAGACGTAGAAGACCGTCGCGCAAAAGCCGTCGCCCACGAGGAAGAACTCATGCGCCAACGCGAGGAAGCCCGTCAAGAACGCGCCCAGAAACGGGCAAGCAAAATCTCAACCGACGACGACGTGCCTGTAACTGCTATTCCCATCCCTGCGACTGAGCCAGAAGCCGAAAGCATAAAGTCCCTCTCTGCTAGCCTCGACGCAGAGTTGTCAATGCAGACTGGTCCCATGCGTACGCCGCTTAGTAGCGCGAGTAAGCgcgaggaagaagaggaagaagctGAGAGTTTGAATCGCAGTCTCGAGGTTATGAATAGGACACCTATGCCTATGGATGAGGAGTTTACGTGGCGTGCTTGA
- a CDS encoding ATPase, RNase L inhibitor (RLI) protein: protein MSDKLTRIAIVNSDKKCRQECKKSCPVVRTGKLCIEVDGSSKIAFISERLCIGCGICPKKCPFDAINIINLPTNLETQVTHRYSANSFKLHRLPMPRPGQVLGLVGTNGIGKSTALKILSGKLKPNLGRYDNPPDWEEILKYFRGSELQNYFTKVLEDNLKAVVKPQYVDQIPKAIKSAERTVGKLIQARSQMENLDEMIDDLELRHIFDRDVGQLSGGELQRFAIALVCVQQADVYMFDEPSSFLDVKQRLAAARKIRSLLRPNDYVIVVEHDLSVLDYLSDFICVLYGKPAVYGVVTLPASVREGINIFLDGNIPTENLRFREESLQFRIAEAGDEYMVDHNRGYQYPAMEKTLGGFHLSIESGAFTDSEIIVMMGENGTGKTTFCKMLAGALQPDGDTKVPKMSISMKPQTITPKFQGTVRQLFFKKIKAAFLSPQFQTDVYKPLKMDDFIDQEVQNLSGGELQRVAIVLALGMPAEIYLIDEPSAYLDSEQRIVASRVIKRFIMHSKKTAFVVEHDFIMATYLADRVIVFDGQPAVNARANKPESLLTGCNSFLKNLDVTFRRDPNSFRPRINKDKSQLDQEQKLSGNYFFLEDDS from the exons ATGTCTGACAAGCTCACCCG TATTGCCATTGTCAACTCGGACAAG AAATGCCGACAAGAATGCAAAAAGTCATGTCCCGTCGTCCGTACGGGCAAGCTGTGCATCGAAGTAGACGGCTCCTCCAAGATCGCCTTCATCTCTGAGCGGCTATGTATTGGGTGTGGTATCTGCCCCAAGAAGTGCCCCTTTGACGCCATCAACATCATCAACTTGCCCACCAACCTCGAGACCCAGGTCACGCATCGATACTCGGCAAACAGCTTCAAGCTGCACAGACTGCCTATGCCCCGTCCGGGCCAGGTTTTGGGACTAGTCGGTACAAACGGTATCGGAAAGAGCACAGCGCTGAAGATCTTGAGTGGCAAGCTCAAACCCAACTTGGGTCGGTATGATAACCCCCCTGACTGGGAGGAGATTCTCAAATACTTCCGTGGTTCGGAACTCCAGAACTACTTCACCAAGGTCTTGGAAGACAACCTCAAGGCTGTAGTCAAACCCCAGTATGTCGACCAGATCCCCAAGGCCATCAAGTCCGCCGAACGCACCGTCGGCAAGCTCATCCAAGCCCGCTCGCAGATGGAGAACCTTGACGAAATGATTGATGACCTTGAGTTGCGACACATCTTTGACCGTGATGTCGGACAACTTTCTGGTGGAGAGCTGCAGCGTTTCGCCATCGCCCTCGTCTGCGTTCAGCAAGCCGATGTATACATGTTCGACGAGCCGTCGTCTTTCTTGGATGTCAAGCAGCGTCTTGCCGCTGCCCGAAAGATTCGTAGTCTTCTCCGCCCCAACGACTACGTTATCGTTGTCGAGCACGACTTGTCCGTCCTTGATTATCTCTCCGACTTCATCTGCGTCCTTTACGGTAAGCCAGCTGTTTACGGTGTAGTCACCCTCCCGGCATCAGTCCGTGAAGGTATCAACATCTTTTTGGATGGAAACATTCCCACTGAGAACTTGCGCTTCCGTGAAGAATCGCTTCAGTTCCGCATTGCCGAGGCCGGTGACGAATACATGGTTGACCACAACCGCGGCTACCAGTACCCTGCCATGGAAAAGACTCTAGGAGGCTTCCACCTGAGCATCGAATCTGGCGCCTTCACCGACTCTGAGATTATTGTCATGATGGGTGAGAACGGCACTGGAAAGACTACTTTCTGTAAGATGCTTGCCGGCGCTCTGCAGCCTGATGGCGACACCAAGGTCCCCAAGATGAGCATCAGCATGAAGCCGCAGACTATCACACCCAAGTTTCAGGGAACGGTCCGTCAACTTTTCTTCAAGAAGATCAAGGCAGCTTTCCTCAGCCCCCAGTTCCAAACCGACGTCTACAAGCCCCTCAAGATGGACGACTTCATTGACCAGGAAGTGCAAAACCTGTCTGGTGGCGAGTTGCAGCGTGTCGCCATTGTCTTGGCCCTTGGTATGCCAGCCGAAATCTATCTTATCGACGAGCCAAGTGCCTACCTCGACTCCGAGCAGCGTATTGTTGCATCTCGTGTCATCAAGCGCTTCATCATGCACTCCAAGAAGACTGCTTTCGTCGTCGAGCACGATTTCATCATGGCCACCTACCTCGCTGACCGTGTCATTGTCTTTGACGGCCAACCTGCTGTCAATGCCCGCGCCAATAAGCCCGAGTCCCTCCTTACTGGTTGCAACAGTTTCTTGAAGAACTTGGATGTCACCTTCCGTCGTGACCCCAATTCGTTCCGTCCTCGTATCAACAAGGACAAGTCGCAACTTGACCAGGAACAGAAGTTGAGTGGTAACTACTTCTTCCTGGAAGATGATAGTTGA
- a CDS encoding BUD22 multi-domain protein, translating into MMPSSPGNVASLPYTNGHLSPLVAHMTTADSSSPQADSDLSDAREAAAADQASDVDAPGEEYDEDEEMAAASDSSEDVDAEGEPDGDYDSDSPPSERAESNRARSSSEESTRPTKRKASEEKEYPMEQNPELYGLRRSGRARHQGRRIVSDLQLTKEVSINKI; encoded by the exons ATGATGCCCTCTTCACCAGGCAATGTCGCCTCGTTACCATACACAAACGGTCATTTGTCGCCTCTCGTAGCCCATATGACGACCGCCGACAGCTCTTCTCCCCAAGCCGACAGCGATTTGTCCGACGCGAGAGAGGCTGCCGCAGCCGACCAAGCCTCCGATGTAGATGCGCCAGGCGAGGAGTacgacgaagacgaggagatgGCTGCTGCTTCAGACTCGTCCGAGGACGTTGATGCCGAGGGCGAGCCGGACGGCGACTATGACTCTGACTCACCGCCGTCCGAACGGGCAGAGAGCAACCGCGCTCGCAGCTCATCAGAGGAGTCAACGAGGCCGACGAAGCGCAAGGCAAGCGAAGAGAAGGAGTATCCCATGGAGCAGAACCCTGAGCTATATGGTCTACGTCGCAGC GGTCGTGCCCGCCACCAAGGTCGTCGCATCGTAAGTGACCTTCAGTTGACGAAAGAAGTCAGTATTAACAAAATTTAG